A portion of the Chromobacterium sp. IIBBL 290-4 genome contains these proteins:
- a CDS encoding 3',5'-cyclic-nucleotide phosphodiesterase, translating into MHVRALGASACIGNPGYTTCLLAGQDTLVDCGTGAGTLSTEDILALRSVLLTHSHLDHTGLLPLLADVHACHDGPGLDVYGLPETLDALSRHFFNDAIWPDYARQENGKSWLRMRPIDVGDTVPLTNGLATALPAQHTQPALGWLIEGPWRALAYSGDSAPCPAFWQWVCGVPSLTDVICEVCYNDALQALAGKQGHSTPGQLASYLAKLPSQAQFWVTHIDSRCRTEVIQEMQRLCPANLRLSMLKEGTLIEL; encoded by the coding sequence ATGCATGTCAGGGCTTTGGGCGCCTCGGCCTGCATAGGCAACCCCGGCTACACCACTTGCCTGCTGGCCGGCCAGGACACGCTGGTGGACTGCGGAACCGGCGCGGGCACGCTCTCAACAGAAGACATTCTGGCGCTCAGAAGCGTGCTGCTCACCCACAGCCATCTCGACCACACCGGCCTGCTGCCGCTCTTGGCCGATGTGCACGCCTGTCATGACGGACCGGGGCTGGATGTCTACGGTTTGCCGGAAACATTGGATGCCTTGTCCCGCCATTTTTTCAATGACGCCATCTGGCCGGATTACGCCCGCCAGGAGAACGGCAAATCCTGGCTGCGCATGCGGCCCATCGATGTGGGCGACACGGTGCCGCTGACCAATGGCTTGGCGACGGCCCTTCCTGCGCAGCACACTCAGCCCGCGCTGGGCTGGCTGATTGAAGGACCATGGCGCGCGCTGGCGTATAGCGGCGACTCCGCGCCCTGCCCCGCCTTCTGGCAATGGGTCTGCGGCGTTCCCTCGCTGACCGACGTGATATGCGAAGTCTGTTACAACGATGCCCTGCAAGCGCTGGCCGGCAAACAAGGCCATAGCACGCCGGGCCAGCTGGCGTCCTACCTGGCGAAACTGCCCAGCCAGGCCCAATTCTGGGTGACGCATATCGATTCCCGCTGCAGGACTGAAGTGATTCAGGAAATGCAGCGCTTGTGCCCGGCCAATCTGCGTCTCAGCATGCTGAAGGAAGGCACGCTGATTGAACTGTGA
- a CDS encoding linear amide C-N hydrolase, with translation MCTHFQIRSADGNHVVGRSMEFAQSLAPAFYIQRRGQPYRQPSGAHELLGQLAGGPGWTAEYGYVGISSTNLPLKALSERIVTDGMNEAGLSVGLLWLPGTVYQPFGDLQNTVLAPLLADWLLGNCGSIAEVKAKLPTRHFWFPALLASQLPLHASVVDKTGAAVVIEFQNGEQKIHDNPVGVCTNAPWFPWHLDNLGNYVNLTPNDPKSQTLGSLSVSSPGHGGGLAGLPGNATPPSRFVRAAYLKQYADTPANVQDAYTLATHLLNSVDIPRGTIRDGNDQDYTQWAVVKGLNTGEFGIRTYQSMQYFGLKLKDIDFATVESQVIPVPALSDITFTQPK, from the coding sequence ATGTGCACGCATTTTCAGATCCGCTCTGCAGACGGCAATCATGTGGTGGGGCGGTCGATGGAGTTCGCCCAGTCGCTTGCCCCGGCTTTTTACATCCAGCGGCGAGGCCAGCCTTATCGGCAGCCCTCGGGCGCGCATGAGCTGCTGGGCCAGTTGGCGGGAGGGCCGGGCTGGACCGCCGAATACGGTTATGTCGGCATCAGCTCCACCAATCTGCCGCTGAAGGCGCTGTCCGAGCGCATCGTGACCGACGGCATGAACGAGGCGGGATTGAGCGTGGGTTTGCTATGGCTGCCGGGAACCGTGTATCAGCCTTTCGGCGACTTGCAAAACACGGTGCTGGCGCCGTTGCTGGCCGACTGGCTGCTCGGCAACTGCGGCAGCATCGCCGAGGTCAAGGCCAAGCTGCCGACTCGGCATTTCTGGTTCCCGGCGCTGCTCGCTTCTCAATTGCCTCTGCATGCCTCTGTGGTGGACAAGACCGGCGCGGCGGTGGTGATCGAATTCCAGAATGGCGAACAGAAAATCCACGATAACCCGGTGGGGGTATGCACCAACGCGCCTTGGTTCCCGTGGCATCTGGATAATCTGGGCAATTATGTGAATCTGACGCCTAATGATCCCAAGTCCCAGACCCTGGGGTCGCTGTCGGTTTCCTCGCCGGGGCATGGCGGCGGCCTGGCTGGGTTGCCGGGCAACGCCACGCCGCCGTCGCGTTTTGTCCGCGCCGCCTATCTGAAGCAATACGCCGATACGCCGGCCAATGTGCAGGACGCGTATACCCTGGCCACGCATCTGCTCAATAGCGTGGATATTCCGCGCGGCACCATCCGCGATGGCAACGATCAGGATTACACCCAGTGGGCGGTGGTGAAGGGGCTGAATACCGGGGAGTTCGGCATTCGAACCTATCAGAGCATGCAGTATTTCGGCCTGAAGCTGAAAGACATCGATTTCGCCACGGTGGAAAGCCAGGTCATTCCTGTTCCGGCTTTGTCCGACATCACTTTCACCCAGCCCAAGTAA
- a CDS encoding heavy metal translocating P-type ATPase translates to MSITTLQLPIAGMSCAACAARIEKQLNKLSGVEAAVSFANESASVSLADGTGVDEVIAAIAKTGFQVRRESVELAISGMTCAACAARVEKVLSRLPGVSASVNFATERAQVTWIAGLSDRASLLQAVAKAGYQAEAAAEAPDQAERHAAHYRRELAWFVFSAALTLPFLAEMAAMLFGHHGLLPRDWQLWLATPVQFIVGWRFYRGAWHALKGGGANMDVLVALGTSMAWLLSAAVTLWDLEGQHVYFEASAAVITLVLLGKLLEARAKGKTSAAIEELIRLAPKTARVERGGELIEVAVDSLALGDIVVVRHGESLPVDGEVVDGAAALDESMLTGESLPVTKTLGDKVYAATRNQDGMLKIRATGVGGATQLAEIVRLVAAAQGSKAPIQQLADRISGVFVPAVVSISAATFLLSAWMLGDWSQALIHAVAVLVIACPCALGLATPTAVMVGVGNGARRGVLFRNAGALEMASKVDVLLVDKTGTLTEGRPKLVGLHACRVGEDELLRLAASVEAGSEHPLARAVLEGGQARGLALLPVSGFSAEVGRGVAARIEGVGRVRVGVPAWIGEEAVTQAASLQAAGHTVIAVEADGGLLGLLSLADKIRPSSAAAVAALKRMGVEVLMLTGDNPATAASIAAEAGISQYRAEVRPEDKAAEVARWQKQGKVVAMLGDGVNDAPALAAADVSLAMGAGSDVAIETADITLMHGDLNHAVDAMRLSRATLRKIRQNLGFAFVYNALGIPLAALGMLNPVIAGAAMAASSVSVVSNSLLLRRWR, encoded by the coding sequence ATGTCCATCACCACGCTGCAGTTGCCTATCGCCGGCATGAGCTGCGCGGCTTGCGCCGCGCGCATCGAAAAGCAGTTGAACAAATTAAGCGGCGTCGAGGCCGCGGTCAGCTTTGCCAATGAGTCCGCCAGCGTCAGTCTGGCCGATGGGACGGGCGTGGACGAGGTGATCGCCGCGATCGCCAAAACCGGTTTCCAAGTGCGGCGCGAAAGCGTGGAGCTGGCCATCTCGGGCATGACTTGCGCAGCCTGCGCCGCCCGGGTGGAGAAGGTATTGAGCCGTTTGCCTGGCGTGTCCGCCAGCGTCAACTTCGCCACCGAGCGGGCGCAGGTGACTTGGATAGCCGGTTTGTCCGACCGCGCCAGCCTGCTGCAGGCGGTGGCGAAGGCCGGATACCAGGCGGAGGCGGCCGCCGAGGCGCCGGACCAAGCCGAGCGCCATGCGGCGCATTACCGGCGCGAGCTGGCCTGGTTCGTCTTTTCCGCCGCGCTGACGCTGCCATTTCTGGCGGAAATGGCGGCGATGCTGTTCGGCCACCACGGCCTGCTGCCGCGCGATTGGCAGCTGTGGCTGGCGACGCCGGTGCAGTTCATCGTCGGCTGGCGCTTCTACCGCGGCGCCTGGCATGCCTTGAAAGGCGGCGGGGCCAATATGGATGTGCTGGTGGCGCTGGGCACCAGCATGGCCTGGCTGCTGTCCGCGGCGGTGACGCTATGGGATCTGGAAGGCCAACATGTCTATTTCGAAGCCAGCGCGGCGGTGATCACGCTGGTGTTGCTGGGCAAGCTGCTGGAGGCGCGGGCCAAGGGCAAGACTTCGGCGGCGATCGAGGAGCTGATCCGGCTGGCGCCGAAGACGGCTCGCGTCGAGCGGGGTGGCGAGCTGATCGAGGTGGCTGTGGACAGCCTGGCGCTCGGCGATATCGTGGTGGTGCGCCACGGCGAAAGCTTGCCGGTGGATGGCGAAGTAGTGGACGGCGCGGCCGCCTTGGACGAAAGCATGCTGACCGGCGAAAGCCTGCCGGTCACCAAAACCTTGGGCGACAAGGTCTATGCGGCCACTCGCAATCAGGACGGCATGCTGAAGATACGCGCCACCGGCGTCGGCGGCGCCACGCAGCTGGCGGAAATTGTGCGGCTGGTGGCGGCGGCCCAGGGCTCCAAGGCGCCTATCCAGCAATTGGCCGACCGCATTTCCGGCGTGTTCGTGCCGGCGGTGGTCAGCATCAGCGCGGCGACTTTTCTGCTCAGCGCCTGGATGTTGGGCGACTGGAGCCAGGCCTTGATCCACGCGGTGGCGGTGCTGGTGATCGCCTGCCCATGCGCCCTGGGCCTGGCGACGCCGACGGCGGTGATGGTGGGCGTGGGCAATGGCGCGCGCCGCGGCGTGTTGTTCCGCAATGCCGGCGCTCTGGAGATGGCCAGCAAGGTGGACGTGTTGCTGGTGGACAAGACCGGCACCCTGACGGAAGGGCGGCCCAAGCTGGTAGGCCTCCATGCCTGCAGGGTGGGCGAGGATGAGCTGTTGCGGCTGGCCGCCAGCGTGGAGGCCGGGTCCGAACACCCCTTGGCGCGCGCGGTGCTGGAAGGCGGGCAGGCGCGCGGGCTGGCCCTGCTGCCGGTGAGCGGCTTCTCGGCCGAGGTCGGCCGCGGCGTGGCGGCGCGCATCGAGGGCGTGGGGCGGGTGCGTGTCGGCGTGCCGGCCTGGATAGGAGAAGAGGCGGTAACCCAGGCGGCGAGCCTGCAGGCCGCCGGCCATACCGTGATCGCAGTTGAAGCGGACGGCGGTTTGCTCGGCCTGTTGTCGCTGGCCGACAAAATACGTCCCAGCTCCGCCGCCGCGGTGGCGGCGCTGAAGAGAATGGGCGTGGAGGTGCTTATGCTGACCGGCGACAATCCGGCCACCGCCGCCTCCATCGCCGCCGAGGCCGGCATTAGCCAGTACCGGGCGGAGGTGCGGCCGGAGGACAAGGCCGCCGAAGTGGCGCGCTGGCAAAAGCAGGGCAAGGTGGTGGCCATGCTGGGCGACGGCGTCAACGACGCGCCGGCCCTGGCGGCCGCCGATGTCAGCCTGGCGATGGGCGCAGGCTCGGATGTCGCCATCGAAACCGCCGACATCACCCTGATGCACGGCGATCTGAATCATGCCGTCGACGCGATGCGCCTGTCGCGCGCCACATTGCGCAAGATCAGGCAGAATCTGGGCTTCGCCTTCGTCTACAACGCGCTGGGCATTCCACTGGCGGCGCTGGGCATGCTCAATCCGGTCATCGCCGGCGCGGCGATGGCGGCGAGCTCGGTGTCGGTGGTATCCAATTCTTTGTTGTTGCGCCGTTGGCGCTGA
- a CDS encoding phosphate/phosphite/phosphonate ABC transporter substrate-binding protein: protein MILGAFAVAFPLAQAQAQPLLELSVGVVPQQSASDLAKSWGPLIQYLGQRCQLNLHFDTAPDIPTFESRLADGLYDLAYMNPLHYVHFHVSPGYLPLTREKNRPLSGLILVRNDSPIHAISDLQGKTLALPAPESFAASVLPLAELTARGIRVTPRYVGSHDSVYLGVSKGFFAAGGGINRTWLQQTPAIRSQLRILWQTPPHTPHAFATHPRLAPETRSCLRQALVGLADGPEGRGLLKTLQLTPQTAAQDSDWDDIRRLRIPYTPPTER from the coding sequence ATGATACTCGGCGCCTTCGCTGTCGCGTTTCCGCTCGCGCAGGCGCAGGCTCAGCCGCTGCTGGAGTTGAGCGTGGGCGTCGTCCCACAACAATCGGCATCCGATTTGGCCAAAAGCTGGGGACCGTTGATCCAATACCTTGGGCAACGCTGCCAGCTGAATCTCCACTTCGATACCGCGCCCGATATCCCGACCTTCGAATCGCGGCTGGCGGACGGGCTCTATGACTTGGCCTATATGAACCCGCTGCACTATGTCCACTTTCATGTCTCTCCAGGCTATCTGCCGCTGACGCGGGAGAAAAACCGCCCGCTCAGCGGCCTGATCCTGGTCAGGAATGACAGCCCCATTCACGCCATCTCGGACTTGCAAGGCAAAACCCTTGCCCTCCCCGCTCCCGAGTCCTTCGCCGCCAGCGTGCTGCCGCTGGCGGAATTGACGGCGCGCGGCATCCGCGTCACGCCCCGCTACGTCGGCTCGCACGACTCTGTCTACCTGGGGGTCAGCAAAGGCTTCTTCGCCGCGGGCGGCGGCATCAATCGAACCTGGCTGCAACAAACGCCCGCCATCCGCAGCCAGCTGCGCATCCTGTGGCAAACCCCGCCGCACACGCCCCACGCCTTCGCCACCCACCCCAGGCTCGCGCCGGAAACCCGTTCCTGCCTGCGGCAAGCGCTGGTCGGTCTGGCCGATGGGCCGGAGGGGCGCGGCTTGTTGAAGACGCTGCAGCTCACGCCGCAAACGGCGGCCCAGGACAGCGACTGGGATGATATCCGCCGGCTGCGCATCCCCTACACTCCCCCAACCGAGCGCTGA
- the pncA gene encoding bifunctional nicotinamidase/pyrazinamidase yields MPLKRYGADCALIVVDVQNSFCPGGELAVPGGDEVAPLINHLSLLFENVILTQDWHPRGHVSFASSHAGKQPFQNIDLPYGPQTLWPDHCVAGSHGAAFHPELETERARLVVRKGIHAQVDSYSAFVEADRSTVTGLAGYLNALGVKKVWLAGLATDFCVAWSAIDARAAGFETYVIEDACRAIDIDGSLKEAWMTMRQAGVKRLRSDEV; encoded by the coding sequence ATGCCTTTGAAGCGTTATGGCGCGGATTGCGCCTTGATCGTGGTGGATGTGCAAAACAGCTTCTGTCCCGGCGGCGAACTGGCCGTGCCGGGCGGCGATGAAGTGGCGCCGTTGATCAACCACCTGTCGCTGCTGTTCGAAAACGTCATTCTGACTCAGGACTGGCACCCGCGCGGCCACGTGTCCTTCGCCAGCAGCCATGCCGGCAAGCAGCCCTTCCAGAACATAGATCTGCCCTACGGCCCGCAAACGCTGTGGCCGGACCACTGCGTGGCGGGCAGCCATGGCGCGGCCTTCCACCCGGAGCTGGAAACCGAACGCGCGCGGCTGGTGGTGCGCAAGGGCATCCACGCCCAGGTGGACAGCTACTCGGCCTTTGTCGAAGCCGACCGCAGCACCGTCACCGGCCTGGCCGGCTATCTGAACGCGCTGGGGGTGAAAAAGGTTTGGCTGGCCGGCCTAGCCACCGATTTCTGCGTGGCCTGGAGCGCCATCGACGCCCGCGCCGCCGGTTTTGAAACCTATGTGATAGAAGACGCCTGCCGGGCGATAGACATCGACGGCTCCCTCAAGGAAGCATGGATGACGATGCGCCAGGCCGGCGTCAAACGGCTGCGATCCGACGAAGTGTAA
- a CDS encoding putative 2-aminoethylphosphonate ABC transporter permease subunit produces the protein MLNLARRIKLAEPDRTVNGEAMAAAAWVWLVVAALALAVGLPLLSILAKAFFDMNGRFAGLANFAEVLASPNLLRAALNSLLLGATVALIVVPAAFAFAWALSRSLAPGRSLFRLIALSPLLAPSLMPAISLVYLFGNQGWLKSWLHGGTVYGFWGVAAGEAFYTFPYAVLILSAALASADARLYEAGRALGAGAWRRFVTITLPGARYGLVSAALLVFTLVATDFGVPKVLGGDCNVLAVEVFKQVVGQQNFPRGAVVGLMLLLPAALSFWVERAVSRRQQAAMSARAVPYAPGADGRRDLLAALMLAGLSLPLLALLGVGVAASFIRYWPYDMSLTLAHYRFDQVDGGGWDAYFNSLQMACAAALIGTLLVFAGASAAERLRAAPAGRAALGFLALLPMAVPGLVLGLGYVFFFNHPLNPLSGLYGGLALLTMCAIGHFYSTAHLTVCTVLKQLDGEFEAVAASLKVPFWVTMRRVTLPVCLPALLEVARFLFVSAMTTLSALIFIIGPERSLAAVSIVTMDDAGDTAAAAAMATLIVLTSAAVSALFEWLAWAARRHQRWRG, from the coding sequence ATGCTGAATCTGGCGCGCAGAATCAAGCTGGCTGAGCCGGACCGGACTGTGAATGGCGAGGCGATGGCCGCCGCGGCTTGGGTGTGGCTGGTGGTCGCCGCCCTGGCGCTGGCGGTGGGCTTGCCGCTGCTCAGCATCCTGGCCAAGGCTTTTTTCGATATGAATGGCCGCTTTGCCGGCCTGGCCAATTTCGCCGAAGTGCTGGCCTCTCCCAATCTGCTGCGCGCGGCGCTCAATAGCCTGTTGCTGGGCGCGACGGTGGCGCTTATCGTGGTGCCGGCAGCCTTCGCTTTCGCCTGGGCCTTGAGCCGCAGCCTGGCGCCGGGACGCAGCCTGTTCCGTCTGATCGCGCTGTCGCCTTTATTGGCGCCATCGCTGATGCCGGCCATCTCGCTGGTGTATCTGTTCGGCAACCAGGGCTGGCTGAAATCCTGGCTGCATGGCGGCACGGTATATGGTTTCTGGGGCGTGGCGGCCGGCGAGGCGTTTTACACTTTCCCTTACGCCGTCTTGATTCTGAGCGCCGCGCTGGCTTCGGCCGACGCCCGCCTGTACGAGGCGGGCCGGGCCTTGGGCGCGGGCGCTTGGCGGCGCTTTGTCACCATCACGCTGCCGGGCGCGCGCTATGGCTTGGTGTCGGCGGCGCTGCTGGTGTTCACCCTGGTGGCCACCGACTTCGGCGTGCCCAAGGTCCTGGGCGGCGATTGCAATGTGCTGGCGGTGGAAGTGTTCAAGCAGGTGGTGGGGCAGCAGAACTTTCCGCGCGGCGCGGTGGTGGGGCTGATGCTGCTCTTGCCCGCGGCCTTGTCGTTTTGGGTGGAGCGCGCGGTTTCCCGGCGGCAGCAGGCGGCGATGTCGGCGCGGGCCGTGCCCTATGCGCCCGGCGCGGATGGCCGGCGCGATCTTTTGGCCGCGTTGATGCTGGCGGGGTTGTCTCTCCCCCTCCTGGCCTTGTTGGGCGTGGGCGTCGCCGCGTCCTTCATCCGCTATTGGCCTTACGACATGTCTCTGACGCTGGCGCATTATCGTTTCGACCAGGTCGACGGCGGCGGCTGGGACGCGTATTTCAATTCGCTGCAGATGGCTTGCGCCGCGGCGCTGATCGGCACGCTGCTGGTGTTCGCCGGCGCGAGCGCCGCCGAGCGTTTGCGCGCCGCGCCGGCGGGGCGGGCCGCGCTGGGCTTTCTGGCCTTGTTGCCGATGGCGGTGCCGGGGCTGGTGTTGGGTCTGGGCTATGTGTTTTTCTTCAACCATCCGCTCAATCCCTTGAGCGGCCTGTATGGCGGGCTGGCCTTGCTGACGATGTGCGCCATAGGCCATTTTTACTCCACCGCGCACCTGACGGTCTGCACCGTGCTCAAGCAGCTGGATGGCGAATTCGAGGCGGTGGCGGCATCGTTGAAAGTGCCGTTCTGGGTCACCATGCGGCGGGTGACGCTGCCGGTGTGCCTGCCGGCCTTGCTTGAGGTGGCGCGTTTTCTGTTCGTGTCCGCGATGACGACGCTGTCGGCGTTGATTTTCATCATCGGGCCGGAGCGCAGCCTGGCGGCGGTGTCCATCGTCACCATGGACGATGCGGGCGACACCGCGGCCGCGGCGGCGATGGCGACCTTGATCGTGCTGACGTCCGCCGCGGTGTCCGCGCTGTTTGAATGGCTGGCTTGGGCCGCGCGCCGGCATCAGCGCTGGCGCGGCTGA
- a CDS encoding heavy-metal-associated domain-containing protein, with amino-acid sequence MADLILNIDGMTCGGCVKSVSGVLTGMAGVSEAQVSLEGKQADIQYDPAIVSPEELAAAVADAGFDVSY; translated from the coding sequence ATGGCAGACCTGATTTTGAACATCGATGGCATGACTTGCGGCGGCTGCGTCAAGAGCGTCAGCGGCGTGCTGACCGGCATGGCGGGCGTCAGCGAGGCGCAAGTCAGCCTGGAGGGCAAACAGGCCGATATCCAGTACGATCCGGCCATCGTGTCGCCGGAGGAGCTGGCCGCCGCAGTAGCCGATGCCGGTTTCGACGTGAGCTACTGA
- a CDS encoding putative 2-aminoethylphosphonate ABC transporter ATP-binding protein, translating to MHPAYSLLFEHLSVNGLIRRFGGFTALDGVSLSIAKGEFVCLLGPSGCGKTTLLRLIAGLDQPDAGAIHLSRRDITREAPARRDYGIVFQSYALFPNLSVAANIAYGLTPRRDKAAHAQRVRELLDMVGLPGCEDKYPSQLSGGQQQRIALARALATSPSLLLLDEPLSALDARVRDKLRDELKQLQQKLGVTTLMVTHDQEEALAIADRVVVMNGGRIEQIGTPSQIYRQPASRFVAEFVGDANWLPARRRGAREAEVGGCCFELEQNVPDAEALTLFLRPEDVLLKPRWQPGGNGVLARIEDAAFGGAMTRLRLRPEGMPGVTLRAELCPSMLDRQPLLPGEIVALELPAGKLRAYAAEAAC from the coding sequence ATGCATCCGGCTTATAGCCTCTTGTTCGAGCATTTGTCTGTTAATGGGCTGATCCGCCGCTTCGGCGGCTTTACCGCTCTGGACGGGGTTTCCCTTTCCATCGCCAAGGGCGAGTTTGTGTGCCTGCTGGGTCCGTCCGGCTGCGGCAAAACCACGCTGCTGCGGCTGATTGCCGGGCTGGATCAGCCCGACGCCGGCGCCATCCATCTGTCCAGACGCGACATCACCCGCGAAGCGCCGGCCCGCCGCGACTATGGCATCGTGTTCCAGAGCTATGCCTTGTTTCCCAATCTGAGCGTCGCCGCCAACATCGCCTATGGCTTGACGCCGCGGCGCGACAAGGCCGCGCACGCGCAACGGGTGCGCGAGCTGTTGGACATGGTGGGTTTGCCGGGCTGCGAAGACAAATATCCGTCGCAGCTGTCCGGCGGCCAGCAGCAGCGCATCGCGCTGGCGCGAGCCTTGGCGACTTCGCCGAGCTTGTTGTTGCTGGACGAGCCCTTGTCGGCTCTGGACGCCAGGGTGCGGGACAAGCTGCGCGACGAGCTCAAGCAGCTGCAGCAGAAGCTGGGCGTCACCACGCTGATGGTGACGCATGATCAGGAAGAGGCGCTGGCCATCGCCGACCGGGTGGTGGTGATGAACGGCGGGCGGATCGAGCAGATCGGCACGCCTTCGCAAATTTATCGCCAGCCGGCCAGCCGCTTCGTCGCCGAATTTGTCGGCGACGCCAATTGGCTGCCAGCGCGGCGGCGCGGCGCGCGCGAGGCCGAGGTGGGCGGTTGCTGTTTCGAATTGGAGCAGAATGTGCCCGATGCCGAGGCTTTGACCCTGTTTTTGCGGCCCGAGGATGTGCTGCTCAAGCCGCGTTGGCAGCCGGGCGGCAACGGCGTGCTGGCGAGGATAGAAGATGCGGCCTTCGGCGGCGCCATGACCCGCTTGCGTCTGCGGCCGGAAGGCATGCCGGGGGTGACGCTGCGGGCGGAACTATGCCCGTCGATGCTGGATAGGCAACCCTTGCTGCCAGGCGAGATCGTGGCGCTGGAGTTGCCGGCCGGCAAGCTGCGCGCCTATGCCGCGGAGGCCGCATGCTGA
- a CDS encoding DUF190 domain-containing protein — MQGYQLSFFTQQDHRHHGLPLGEWIMQEARRLGIRGATLFAASEGFGNDRRIHAARFFDLADQPVEVTLALSAQEADLLLQRLREEGVKVFYMKTPVEYGMLGEG; from the coding sequence ATGCAAGGCTATCAATTATCTTTCTTCACGCAGCAAGACCATCGCCATCATGGCTTGCCGCTAGGCGAATGGATCATGCAGGAGGCTCGCCGGCTGGGCATACGCGGCGCGACGCTGTTCGCCGCCAGCGAAGGCTTCGGCAACGACAGGCGCATCCATGCCGCGCGCTTTTTCGATCTGGCCGACCAGCCGGTGGAGGTGACCCTGGCGCTCAGCGCGCAGGAGGCCGATCTGCTGCTGCAAAGGCTGCGCGAGGAAGGCGTCAAAGTGTTTTACATGAAAACGCCGGTGGAGTACGGCATGCTGGGAGAGGGGTGA
- a CDS encoding putative 2-aminoethylphosphonate ABC transporter substrate-binding protein — protein MKKHVAIAAGLALTGLLSPLAVGKTTLTVYTALEADQVKDYKEAFEKANPDVEIRWVRESTGVITARLLAEKDRPQADAVWGLAATSLMILDQQGMLQAYAPKGVEKLSPQFVDKAKPPKWTGMDVWAATICFNTVEAAKKNLPKPQTWADLTKSIYKDQIVMPHPASSGTGYLDVSAWLQTMGDKKGWAYMDKLHGNIAQYVHSGSKPCKMAAAGEFPIGISFEYRGAQLKEKGAPIDLIYPKEGLGWDLEATAIVKGTKNLDAAKKLADFSVSLPAMKLYEQNYAVLAMPGVAKQNPFIPVDYAQRLAKNNFGWAAQNRESILKEWSRRYESKSAPKE, from the coding sequence ATGAAGAAGCATGTGGCAATCGCCGCCGGTCTCGCGCTGACTGGTCTGCTGTCCCCGCTGGCCGTGGGCAAGACCACGCTGACCGTCTACACCGCGCTGGAAGCGGATCAGGTCAAGGATTACAAGGAAGCATTCGAGAAGGCCAACCCGGATGTAGAAATCCGCTGGGTGCGCGAATCCACCGGCGTGATCACCGCCCGCCTGCTGGCAGAAAAAGATCGTCCGCAGGCCGATGCTGTCTGGGGCCTGGCCGCCACCAGCCTGATGATCCTGGATCAGCAGGGCATGTTGCAGGCTTACGCGCCCAAGGGCGTGGAAAAGCTGAGCCCGCAGTTTGTCGACAAGGCCAAGCCGCCGAAGTGGACCGGCATGGACGTGTGGGCCGCCACCATCTGTTTCAACACGGTTGAAGCCGCCAAGAAGAACCTGCCCAAACCGCAAACCTGGGCCGATCTGACCAAGTCCATCTATAAGGACCAGATCGTGATGCCGCATCCGGCGTCTTCCGGCACCGGCTACCTGGACGTGTCCGCCTGGCTGCAGACGATGGGCGATAAGAAGGGCTGGGCCTATATGGACAAGCTGCACGGCAATATCGCCCAGTATGTCCACTCCGGCTCCAAACCGTGCAAGATGGCCGCCGCCGGCGAGTTTCCGATCGGCATCTCGTTTGAATACCGCGGCGCGCAGTTGAAGGAAAAGGGCGCGCCCATCGACCTGATCTACCCGAAAGAAGGCCTGGGCTGGGACCTGGAAGCCACCGCCATCGTCAAGGGCACCAAGAATCTGGATGCCGCCAAGAAATTGGCCGACTTCTCGGTCAGCCTGCCGGCGATGAAACTGTATGAGCAGAACTACGCGGTGCTGGCGATGCCGGGCGTGGCCAAGCAGAACCCCTTCATCCCGGTGGATTACGCGCAGCGTCTGGCGAAGAACAACTTCGGCTGGGCCGCGCAGAACCGCGAATCCATCCTCAAGGAATGGTCGCGCCGTTATGAAAGCAAGTCCGCGCCCAAGGAGTAA